One Engraulis encrasicolus isolate BLACKSEA-1 chromosome 4, IST_EnEncr_1.0, whole genome shotgun sequence genomic window, attttgaaatgttcttctttgttgttttaatcTTTATttgatgtttactaaatttcactgatccccgtcccaactcttttgagacgtgttggatttatcaaattagaaatgagtacatatgtcccccaaaacaatattttttctcggttttaacacttaatatgttgtcttttcactattctccatctaatgaatagattgaatgttttgaaaatgatagcattttgattttattcactgtttaccaaacgtcccaacttcatcggagttggggtttgtacataagaCAAAAcaaagtggtaacactttattttagggatacatctattagcactaatacatacaatgttaatgcctgcataagtaacttgtaagatatgtactaagtaagggttaacgttcggcgagaaggtcgctaccgtggaatagcagcacgacagagagaatctttagaccccgacgcggagcggaggggtcttgttctctctggagtgctgctattccacaaagcgaccgactcgccgaaagttaacccgcttattatatggatatacttaaatgattcacacatggcggggacatttctttaggcctatttaatgtcaaaagattgttgctgcgcaaaacaaaaaagtgccgttgtggaacaccgcaaggcagctaggtagccaggacaacaggtgttgtctatcacagcagctgattagagtcttgttgaaaagtcgctttagcagtgaaaagtcttgttgccattggcagcggtctgtaatagaccaacccgtccgttatcgaaaaataacagacgtgcgaacgttggggagccccgttgaaatgaatggagcattcgaccgatgacgtcacaccatataataagcaaaggctaaggcctactaggtccttactaaggttaaattggtaataaatctcttattgtgcatgaacaagacatttacgaatacatgcctaacaaatgtttgattttgctttgtacatgccttataagttacttatacaggcacattgtatgtattagtgctaatagatgttggcctatccctaaaataaagtgttaccaacaaagTGGATGTTGACTGAATTCATATGTTTTGATAATGTGATGGGAATGTACATGTTACTGTAGGGAGTGGGGGATAAACCCCGCAGCCTGGAATAACCGAGAGGAAATTACCCTGGATTAATTTTCACTATGTATGGTagcaagtgaaagcccacctgggaaacgccagcacgccacagcacaccgtgctcacaacaaaattgcacttatgccttacacatgcaagggggcagccccaaacggcaccccaagagagcagtgcagcgacacggtaccatgctcagggtacatcagtcatggaggaggatggggagagccctggttaattactctcccctccaatctggtgggtcgggagtggaGCCgggaacctttgggctacaggcCTGATGCCCTAACCGATTTGCCATGACTGTCAGTGGCAGAAGTACCCAAGTGTTCCTGCCCAACATCTAGTTTTCCCAACATGTATTGCTGCCCAGCTGTTAAAGGACTGTGAGCTGCATCTTGCATTAATTTGTTGTGCCAGTGAAATTactattattttttaattgttttatgtTCGACACATTCAAACTTTGAAGCTGATGGCAAGATAATACACAAAACACAATGGTGGTGTGTACACAGTGGAGGTGTACTATACACATTCTTGCTTACACTTAGATTTTATTATCAAAAAACTGTAAATCACAGTAACCATATCAAACTAATTTTAATCAAGTCAACAGAACTGTGGTACGTATGTTGCATGAAAATGCAGAAAAGTTTCCAAACGATAGACTGACTAAAACCTCACTGATGCATCTTTGTCTAATTAATATATGGTAGGTATGCCACTTGCTCAAGTTTTTCAAAACACTTATAAgtgttcttaaaggtgcactgtgtagaatggtggccagggTAGGTATTGCAACGATCAAACTATTGTTTACTGGTAAGACCAAAGTGCAGTATGCTTTGCAGTTaacaatgtctatttctggaaattcaaaatggcagccaatgGGGAAGATCCGCCTATTGAtttatgaaaagagcaattttcccagccataatgaatacttaaaatttcatgatggtggtaagtattgatgaaaaaggtgacatgtgagaatggacagcatgaattatggaaagaaactactaaaaatattacacagagcacctttaacgATGTCTcattatttcttgcttttatcaTTTAGCCTGCCTTTTTTCTTGCCATTTCatgccttcatttttttttatttcacttacCATACCTTATGCTTTTATCTttatcttatttttttatttttgtaaagcacattgaattgcattggtTTATggaatgcactatacaaataaaattgccttgcctttgtCAAAGTGACTGCAGTCAACCCATGTTATTCCCCTGAGTGGTTGTTCATTTCCCCCTCTTTGTGCTTGCATGGGCCCCCCACCGCACTGATGACGTCTTGGCTTGAAATCAGAGACTGAAAGTTGTAGTGCACATTATGTGCCATGGTGTGCTGTGTGATCATTATGACCAACGGGAGGCTGTGGACACCTTGTAGAGGAGAATCTTTGTTTACTTGAGCACCACGCTGTGCATGCGCAGAACACTTGTGTGGTAGACTAGATATATAGCCTAGATAGAGCGCTGGGCCCTCAGGTGtcaaaaagtgcccaggcccttttcagatcccagtccagcccttggcattggtagttctgtgtgtgtttattgtacaTGTCTAATATGTTTATTTTAGTGTAATGTCATATAATAGCACATAATGGGATAGGTGTCCATTGAaccaactgttttctgtggagctaTCCTCCACACCTCCCTGAGGATAAcaccatcagctaagtgtaaatcTAATGTCATATAAAATAATGGCTGAAGTGTaatatacaagcggattccaaaaaagttgtgaCACttagtattttgtgaataaaatcaaaatgctggcattttcaaaacattcaatccatgcataagatgcacaatggcacaagatCAACAGCAACTATTAAATCGaggcaaaaatattgttttgagggaaataatgtgttcatttaaaattcgacccatgcaacaaatctcaaaaaagttgggacagggccaaaacatgttgtactagttggataattctacaaAATAACCCAAGGAAGagcattttaaaaggaactatactgactgccaacatgaatgcacaaataaaagaccAGTACACAGAGGCGGTGTCACTCTAAAGTGAATatgttgagggactaattactgatttattacacaaaaagattgaattatcaaaattgcaggcttataagtcctatttctgtaatgttaaTTCTGTGAAAGCATtttatgagttatgagatcataaAATACCCATTGACAATAAGcacactatgacactccaacaatgacagctgttgaaaaattgACCAAAAACAGAACGCTTGATTAATGTGCATTATACAGACATTTAActgtgttgcatgtggaaaagatAATTCTAGGTGGACCCAGAAGACGTGtggaactgtcctctgattacagaatggaaactatttaatcctttttgaaaatcatggagtcatgcacccccCAGGTTACACAGAGGATGAATATTTCAGCTTGTTTTAGTGGTCAGTCTAAAAGATAGCATATATGATGGTTAGAGGGTGCAGTAGTGCCTTGTTTATGGTCCTCTTACTCATGTGGCACGTTAAAATGAACGCTGAATGATATATACAGATTTTAAACAGCatccatagctaccaaggcattatgttttggagcaccataataagagtaaacaggtgacaaattTGTTTTTGTGCCAATAGGATACTGTATGTCGCATAACAAgagggtaaacaagttgaagaacacacccatcagttgagctgctgaaatcatgtctcacacagaaaaatatatagtttttcaataaaattatgccatcagtaaAGGTATTTAACCGTTAAGTCTctacccttgtgttgtgtttagtattATCTAACTTTAAAAGCATttcattggccctgtcccaactttttttttgttgcaaggttgaaattttaaatgatcacataattacctcaaaacaataattctgctttactttaacaactgatatattgtctgtgcacaatcctctaccttattaacatactgaatgttttgaaaatgcaagtatttagattttattcacaaaataccaagtgtcacaacttttttggaatccgctttgtaaatgtaatgcaatgtgtgtccAGTAACTTGCACCTACAGTTTTCTCTGGCTATCCTCCATATTTCCCGGAGGATGCGGGCGTAGCATACGATCATGATGAGcagtgggaggaggaagaggcagacgAAGGTGAACATGTTGTAGAGCGTCTCCTGCCAGTGGCGCACAAAGCTGCCGTGGGTGGTGCACTGTGTGAAGTTGGCCGGCGACGTGATGGTCACGTTGTGGAAGATGAACATCTGTTGAGGGGAAgacaacagaaaaaaataacTCAAACACCCATGGCTGTCTGACTATCTGTCTATCTGGGCACACGCTGAGCTGTCCGACGAACACCGTTTTCTGAAAAGCAGCATGCTAAACATACCACAGATGAGCAGAGCACACAGGTCAGCGAACGAACCAtgatagtctgtctgtctgtctgggcacACACTGAGCTGTCCGGAGaacacatttttttgaaaagcaGCATGCAAAACATCACACAGGTGAGCAGTGCACAACGATGAGTTAACAATACGTGATggactgtatttctgtctgtctgtttgtcatggGCACACACATTGAATTGTCCGAAGAcaccattttttgttgttgtaaaagTAGCATCCCACTCTCCCAACAGGTAAGCGGTGAGCACAGGTGGGCCTttgactctgtctgtctttctgtctatttaGTTTATCTGGTCACACACTGAGTTGTCTGAAGACCCCACATAACAGGTACCAATAAAATAACGTGAACTTGAACCTTTTCAAAAAGCAGCATGTCCCATTTCCCACAAGTTAGTGTGCACAGGTGGGCCAATGCCCCGTGCCTGTCGGACTGTGTGTCTGGTCACATACTGAGTTGTCTGAAACACTGTTTCAAAAAAGGCAGCATGCCTgtcattctcaacctttttagataaaacacccccttgacctcatcaaaaatGGAGAAAGCGTAGTGTAGCGGTGAACATGTCTAAGAGTGGCTGTCACACTAAAATGACCCAAAGAAGACAATGATGGTGGAGCAAAGAGTTCAGAAAGGAAAACGGAACAACATCTCACCAGCAGGAGGTTTTTCAAAAAACTCATAAAATGGATGTTCATGACTCAACCATAACAAAGAAACTAGGCAAACATTGCATGCATGTTAGAGTTCCAAGGCCAAACATATTGACAATGCATAAAAAGCTTCTGAGAAAATATTAACTGGACAGATGAAACagaggttgaacattttgaaaGGAGAGCCTTCTGTTGGTGACTGGAGGTGCAAAAtgcacaccagaaaaggaggtgctggcaagCAGTAAAACACCTCGCAGGAGGAGAAAGGTGGTGCACACTCCCGAGTTTTAATGTGACAActtttcggcctgtcggccttcctcaggtcacgtgtgagGAGAGCCTTCTGTAACATCTAACATCTGTTGTGATACGAACACTGCATTTGATTGAAATGAATGCCACGTCAAAAGGTGGTGGTGGGAGTTTCATGGTTTGGGGCTGTTTTGCTGCCTCATGACATGGACAACCAGCTATGATTGAAGTAAGCATGAATTCTGCTCTCTACAAACAAATCCTGAGGGATAATGTCCACCCATCCATTTGTAATCATTCATTTGTGTTCAATGTCGATTTTAAAACAAATTTAATTTGAAATACAATAATTATGCAAAGAAGAGTTGGCAAAAATTATGTCCAGTCCTTCATTCTAGTTCTTGTAAACACTTGACTAAAATTGTTGCTGTTGGTACAACAACTTACAAGATTGAGGGGGCAGTTACTCTTTCCACCTGAGGTCATCTACGTAGTTTCAGATAGCTTTTTTTCTTGATAAATTAAATCAGCAATTAAAACATGCTTTTTGTGTTAACTTGATGCTATCTTCATCtaccatttcaatttccttgatcTGATATTACTTAGAAGAACAAAGCTAAAGAATAAAAGCTAAGAAATAAGAAAGGGGGCAAATACTTCTGCACAGCGCTGTATAGAAATCATTATCTAATGGGAAACTCTAatggtgatttttttaaaatcatcttttaaaaaaaaaaaaatcttgattcaTGTGTTAATATTgacagcattattattattattattattattattattattattattattattattattattattattattattattatgtgtcctCATCATAAGCTCAAATGACTAAAAGGCACCATAATATACAGCCAATTCCCAATGTAATTTCCAGTGATCctatcactctctcccactcatttcctctccctgTACTTCACTATACTATCCTAATAAAGGTCACCACCCACCTCCCACCCAAAATAAACGGAATTATTATTACGTAATCGTTCTGCATGGTCTGCTTGAGCATTAGTGCTGCTGTAGGAGCTGTGAAGTTGAGCAGAGCTGGCAAATCCCCCTGAGCTGCGCGACAGAGCGGCCGAGGGTGCTGAGAGAGGAATCTAACATCTTTGGCAGCAGCACAAGAGCTTTTTTTTCTCATTATCTCAAAGTTAGGCATGACCATAAGGCACCAGTGCTTTGCTAATGAACACTACAGCATGATCACAAAGTacgataggcctactattatcgTGATTTTAACAGACTACAGCGGAGCGTGAAGACAAGGAGAGCTTTTCTTGATTAACCAAGACTGCAATATGAACTCCAGGTATGAGAGCTACGCTAATTAAAACTCCACATTGTTAACTCCAGGTATGTGGGCTATATTAAGACAGACCATAGTACACTgagacaggggcgtagcagcaaattgtgggccctacgtactatcagctccaatggaccccccagccatatacagCACATAAACCAGGcccctgtgtgggccccctatactgtatacatggagccctggtaactcagtcacactttaccctgtacaacacccctgcAGTGAGAACACTAGGAGGATATCACTGTGACAGTCCTAATGACCATCACTGtgatcttgaacgaagagaagacactggagcagctcagatgggatgctttttctttttaattcaagtgcacaacatgttagggactaacgtttcgatggcaagcgaatgccatcgaaacgttagtccccaacatgttgtgcacttgaattaaaaagaaaaagcatcccatctgagctgctccggtgtcttctcttcgttcaagattacctgcctccctctctttgatgcaccagatgtaaaaacggAAGCGCGTGGAACCCTTTTTTTTGACCATCACTGTGACTTGGCATGCCAGCAATAGCAGTgtgtggccagggccgctgacagctttggctggtcccCACGACATCTGAAAtcacctgaaagccccccccactaCAAACAATGTCATAAGGACCCAAtcatgggccccctctctccctgggcccagggacaactgatccctttgtctccccttgtcgccttccctgtgtgtgtctcccaaAAGTCACAAAGACGTTACGTGGGCTTTGTCTCTGCTTGCTCATCCAGGGTGAGTGTGAGGTCAAGAGAGAGTAAATGACTAGGAGCAGTCTAGGAGCAGACCAGGTTACACACATCCCTGTAGATTTGTTCAGCTCATTGGAGCTCACAGTCAGGTTGGGGAACGCATTTGACCAGGGGCGGATGTTGTAATTAAAAATTTCAAAGATGGGAGTGCTTTGTTCGGTCACTGTTAAACGCTTACCAGAAAATTACCAGGAATCTGACTAAGTGTGACATTTTGACAATAGCCCACAGTATGTACCTGGCAATCTACATATATCTTATTAGCCTAGTAATTCGATTCATGCCCTTTCGTATTAATTATActgtacacagtgcacacactttGTCATTGGCCGTGCCCCTTCTTCTTATTGTTTTGGGACTGCAAAAGAACCAAATGAGCCACAGAGTACATACTCCCTTCCTATGAACCAACCAGCCAgtcaactagggctgcacgattatggaaaaaaaatcataatcacgattattttggtcaaataatcacgattattaatcacgattattgatttttgcttattttttggaaaatgataacaagatgaaatataaccaagaatgaattacatacgggatgagcaaaataaaatgaattgtaataattatgtaaaggcaatagcatgaaactcaagtggacagatttctggccagaaacaccagcctgtcagtatgttctggcttcaaggacgctctcaaaagtaggtcactattgccacgattaaatcacgattaaaatcacgagttcgatttcactattttatcacgattttgattatttttcgattaattgtgcagccctaaagtCAACACTTTGCTTCTAGATCACTGGAAGAGAATAATTTATCTGGCTGCTCTGATTATACAAAAGGCAAGCACTACCAAACCACTGACAGGGTTAGAACATGCATCTAGGCCAAAACCACACAAAGCACTTCATGACTATTAAACATGCTGTCTGTCTGAGAAATGCATACGATcctgttgacttgacttgactagtttcTCCTGAATAGAATGCCTGTAATTGTCACTATTCACATGTACAATTTACATCAACGAGATCGATAGCACTCACTTTACTGGAGACATTACAATAAAGGGATATACTGTAATTCACAACGGTACAGTAATAATAGTATTTACATCACAATATATAAGACtagaatgaaaaaaacaaaagagaaacacacacacacacacacacacacacacacacacacacacacacacacacacacacacacacacacacacacacacacacacacacacacacacacacacccacaggcacaggaacacacacacacacacacacacacacacacacacacacacacacacacacacacacacacacacacacacacacacacacacacacacacacacacacactaaaggcacATTAGAACATAAATAATAGGCCTTGGCAATTTTTACACTGAAGACGCCGACAATGTCACAGTTCTAGACCACTTCCCTCGCTGCAGTGGCAGTGCTGTTCAGCTGTCTCAGTCGTTTAATGTAAGGTACCAGCCACCACAATTGAGGTCACTCTCTATTGGTGACCTTACAGCCATATCAGACAAATTTGCTATTGTCTCAAGACCCTCCTCGCTGGCTCAGACAAATAATGACTTGTCTTCAGATGTGAAAAGTGACAAGGTGAGACAGTGTAGTCTTCTCAAAAGCATTTTCCAAATCTTCTGAGAGGCCTCTGGTGCATAGACAGGATGGCTAAGATGTAATTTCATTGGACTTACATCAGGTTTCCCTAAACAATTTCTGAAGTCATGCACTTTGAAAACGTCTTATTTTAGATTTAAGCGATTCTTTGAGTGAATtcttaatatttatttattttaaaacccaTTCAGGCAAAAGCAAAAGTGGAGATTATCTTAATGCAAGATGGCAGTATTTGTATTCAAAACACAATAAGAAGGCAATATATAAAaagctttatttatttttgccaCTTCTTAATTACAAGTTGCTTGGGGTTTAGTTGGTTAGTAATCTGCCTTACCAATTATTCCTTTATTGGAGCATCTGACAACTGAATGAATGCCTACTATAAATATAACTACTGCCAGGAAATGGTCTACATAATCCCTCACACTGGgggttctctctttccttcctttccttttcatTTATTGTCTTCCTTTCACACTTATGTTATTCAAATCCTTGCGACTCGGAATTCCCATGTCTAATAGATAACTactttgcttagtaggcctattttgcatCTGCTGAAAACGGTATCAACCGCACTGGGGCTGTATTAAAAGGATCTGTAAAATGAATACTGTATCTCCACAATATGGCATGCAACAATACATGtcaaagacagaaaaacaaatcCATGATGGAAAGGGAACCATGTGTTTTCCACATCTGAACAGCTACAGTTCAGATCACTATGGTTTGGTGCTGCACTTCTGAATCCACAATATATACAGTTGGCTTGTGTTAAATTACTTTTGAATGAGACACCTGTTCTGAATATTTGATTACCGGTATGATGATTCATGATCTTCATAGCCTCCCTTATTCTCAGATAGTATATGCCATTTCTTGACACGAAATGTGGCATCCAAGTTAAAAAACCGACATACCAAGTTTGTAGGTGTACAataaattgttttattttttccatcCAATTCCTACTCAACATAACTCTGAAGCCAACACATACAAATATTGTGAAAAAATGTTGCTGTGCAATCAGTGGAACCATTTCAATAACAATCATGCCTCCCATCCCTGCACTGGCAATGATGACACCCTGCATCTCTGACAATGATGACACCCTGCATCTCTGGCCTGATTGGCTGCAATACTGATGCTGTCCTCCATCCGGGTGCTGATGTGGTGCAGGTCAAATCTATGCCCATCTCAACATGTGTGGATTCTTTTTTAACTAGTGGAATGTCACTTTATTCAGGAACTGAACAACATCACTATTCACTTTTGAGTCCAAGTATTCTTCTCCCTCTAATGAGTGGCATCATAATTTGTGCCGTCATACACCCTATATGGAGGGAACAGGTGGCCTGAGCTTATCAATACGTCTGACTTGTGTCAACGTTTTACACATTCTCATAGCATTCATTATGCGATTACCCTGTTTAAATATCCCCACCCTGTCTGGCAATTAATGAAAATGTTATGAGCTGACATCTTAGGGCTGTCACAGCTGCCAAAAGGTTAATTACGGCGGGGCAGCTTCAGTCATCAAATACTTTGCCTTGATGGGAAACAACGTGTTTACAGAGCGGATAACCTCCTGAGCTGCTTATTAAGAAGCATGGTCCGTGATAGGCATTGTTGCGTGAGAGGTGgtaatgggtaaaaaatatgaGTAATTCAAATTGGActaatgggacagagagagagagagagagagagagagagagagagagagagagagagagagagacagacagagagagagacagacagacagacagacagacagagagagagagagagagagagagagagagagagaaagcagagctAAGAGGTCTAATTCGGGATTCAAGGATACAGATGGGGGCAGAGAAGGCATTCAAATATTTATCAAAGTTGGTGCTTTGGTGATGAGATCATCTTCAAGATATTTCACATTTATCCACTCTCATCCCAGGCAATTTACAATGCGCCAGAACACACACTAAGTTTTACAGCAATTAACTGAAGTAATAGTTCAGGTCTAAAGCTACCCAGTTAATGAGGGGGTTTTAAAGATGTGTGCAGTAAAGCTGAGAAACTACCTGGTGTAGTGATGGCATTGCCTATACTGTAGATGATCTTCCCTCTGTGTGCTTGTTCACTGACCTGCAGTAGCCTCCAACAGGGAAGTGTTTCCCTGTGAGACTTGCACTCTCATCACCTGACTGTGAGGAGAACATGGATATTTACTCAGACAAGACAGGCAGTCGCCGGATAGAATCAATCCCACTGGTGTTCTACCGTGCCCAGTCTTACCTGTGGGACAGACAGGATTACACTCGTACTCCAGGCCACGGTCAGCATGATCTTGTTCCTCCTCTTAGCCTCGCTGATGGCCAGAGGATTCAGGATGGCGGACTGTCGGTCCAGGCTAATGACCACCGTCACAAAAGCACATGAATACATCGCCACAAGTTTCATGAACATGAGAAAGCGGCAGGCCACGTCCCCCGCCAGCCACTGCACGGTTATATTCCACACCGCGTCCACCGGCATCACGACGAAAGTCACCAGTAGGTCCGCCACGGTGAGGTTTATGATCAGGATTCGGACGTGAGACCTGCGCTTGTTGTTGGTGCTCGCCTCCCACAGAACGGCGAGGTTACACACCCCCGACACCACGCACAGAGCGAAGGTGATGATCACCCTGACTTTAGCGGCGGTGGAAAAAGTGGGCAGCTGCAGGAAGGGGTCCGACGGTGTGCTCTTGTTGCAGACCGAGATGTCGCAGCTGGAGTTCTCTATGGGCTGGTGGAACATGGTTGTAGAGGTGTTGGTAGAGGTGTCATTCATATCTGACGTTAAACTGGCAAAGGGGTGATAATGACCTCCTCCATTTGGAAAAGAGCTCAAGTATTCGGCTGATTGTTGGGTTTTTGAATGCAGACTTTTGCGCACAGCATCACCGCCTGGAAATTGAGAACATTGAATTAATAATGCGCTGACAAATGTCACTACTCTTACAGTTTACACTAAAATTTAAAAGCAACTCGGTACATTCCAAACTTTTCCATTGCAAAACATTTGACAACACTCCAACATCTACTTCAACGCGCTTTACCAAAACCTTTCACTTCAAACGATGTCGTCTATGCCTATTGCTCACGTTTCTCGCATTTACCACAATATGATACAGAGTTTAGTACAATATCAGTTGCAAAGAAGTCTGAATCACCAAACACATGTTGAATGATGTTGTAGAGTGAGTGAGACATCACACGCCGTTTATCTCAGCATTTTCAGTGGGCTGTGAAATAGCACACGGCGCTCTAGCATCAAACACGCACCATCCGTCAGCACCTCACCGTGCCACGCTGAGATTAAATCGATCTACCAGCGTTTATTGCCTGCTGACATTGTACATCGCATCATGTTGCAGGTAAAGGTCAAATGACAAGCTATGTGGAGAAATAAGGTTAATTTAGAGGGAGCTTGAGGAATATTACAGGCTATACTTTATGAACCGAGTAACACATTGCTTCAATGAAACTGAGAGAGCAAATTAAAGATCAAGATCAAGTTTCTTAATATGTTTAAACATTAACAAAAGACAAAATACGAATTTGGGCAATTACGCGAGTGTGCTGATTTCATACACGAAGCGGATTAAAATGTGATGAGATGAGGTTAATCCACATTCCTAAGCAGGTTCAAATAATGACAACTTTAGGCACTTTGAACAGGTAAAAAAATGTGTTCAAGTGAGTCAACAACGGGACCGCTGAAGACACCTGTTTGCAATTGACAATGTCATATCACATTTATTTTGTGTAGCCTAACCGTTTAACCATGCCAAAAAAGGGGTcaatggtaaaaaaaagaaacaacacatacaacacattaCCTTGTCTGTCATCCTTTGCGCAAATCCCTGTTATAAGCAAGCCAAACAGTAGGCTAAATCAGAATCTGCGTGTGGATAATGTGCGTTGCTCACTTCATTCCGTCCGTAAAACACGTGTTTCTCCTGTCGATGCGCCACAAAGTAAAAGCTTGAACCTTCCTCCACTGCATTCTGATTCATACTGGAGTATTCAGACGCGACCGTCCTcgagttgtctctctctctctgtctctgtctctctctctctctctctagtaacgGGGGAAAGGAAACGCTTCTTTGCGTCATCCTCCCTTT contains:
- the gnrhr4 gene encoding gonadotropin releasing hormone receptor 4, coding for MNDTSTNTSTTMFHQPIENSSCDISVCNKSTPSDPFLQLPTFSTAAKVRVIITFALCVVSGVCNLAVLWEASTNNKRRSHVRILIINLTVADLLVTFVVMPVDAVWNITVQWLAGDVACRFLMFMKLVAMYSCAFVTVVISLDRQSAILNPLAISEAKRRNKIMLTVAWSTSVILSVPQMFIFHNVTITSPANFTQCTTHGSFVRHWQETLYNMFTFVCLFLLPLLIMIVCYARILREIWRIARENSSSKEVHLRRSNSYIPKARMRALKMSVVIVSSFIVCWTPYYLLGLWYWFFPDGMGATVSHSLTHMLFIFGLVNACLDPITYGLFTIHFRKGLKRYCQGANTRTEL